The Fusobacterium sp. SYSU M8D902 genome contains the following window.
AGCATTTGATGAGAGTGCTGACCTACTATATCTACCAAAGATCCCATTATCTCTCTTAGATTGGTAAGAGAAACTCTTATCCCATTTACAAAGACTTTTCCCTTACCATTTATATCTAAGGTTCTTCTCACTATCACTTCGTTATCTTCAGCATCAATTGCAAATTTTTCTATAAGTTCCTCTCTCTGTTCATCATTGATCTCAAAAACACCTTGAGCAGATAGAGTCTTCTCTCCACTTCTAATCATATCAGTAGTAGCCTTCTCTCCTATCAAAAGATTTATACCACTCAATATAATTGATTTTCCTGCCCCTGTCTCTCCTGTAAGAACAATAAATCCATCTTCAAATTCTAAATCAAGTTTCTCTATTATAGCTAAATTTTCTATTTTGAGCTCTCTTAACACAGATTATCTCCCCATTTCAATTTTTCTCTAAGTACACTATAATAATTTCTATCCCTTGGAATAACTAAATTTAAAGTATACTTAGAATACTCCATTCTTATACTTTCCATACTTCCAATTTTCTTATTTGTTTGACCATCAATTATCAATTGTCCCATTCTCTTCTCATCTTCAATCTTCATCTCAATCCTCTCATTCCCACCTATTACGATAGGTCTTGTATTAAGATTGTGTGGAGCTATTGGAGTTATTACAATAGCCTTCATATCAGATTTTAGAATGGGTCCACCTGCTGACATTGAATAAGCAGTTGAACCTGTTGGAGTGGCTACAATTACCCCATCTCCTTTATAGGTACACATATACTCTCCATTTGTTTTAAAATTTACTCTCAATACTCTAGAGGTAATTCCAGCTTTTGAGATAACTACCTCATTTAGAGCATAGTATATCTGTCCATCAAGCTCCACTTCCAATA
Protein-coding sequences here:
- a CDS encoding NAD(+)/NADH kinase, encoding MKKVFIMYNMDKPVAQELYNKSVEYFKKKNIEIVDKANKADFGVVIGGDGTLLRAFRNFIFKKNLYVIAINAGSLGFLTEIKKEKMLEEYDNFLNGKFKYEKRHILEVELDGQIYYALNEVVISKAGITSRVLRVNFKTNGEYMCTYKGDGVIVATPTGSTAYSMSAGGPILKSDMKAIVITPIAPHNLNTRPIVIGGNERIEMKIEDEKRMGQLIIDGQTNKKIGSMESIRMEYSKYTLNLVIPRDRNYYSVLREKLKWGDNLC